A window of Candidatus Polarisedimenticolia bacterium genomic DNA:
CAGGGTGCGCGCGAAGCTCGTGGGGGAGGCGCCGACCCCCTGCCGGAAGCCGCGCTCCAGCTGGCGCACCGACATGTGGCAGTAATCGGCCAGCTCCGCGATCCGAACCTGCCCCCGGGTGTGATGCAGGAGCTTGGCGGCCGCCTGGATGGTCCGGCGATCGAAAGTCCGCGCCAGGGACTGTCGGACCAGGTGCTCTTCCAGGACGGCCACGGCCTGCTCGAACTTCCCTTCCAGGACCGCGCTCCTCAAGCGCTCCATCAGCGCGTCCCATCCCTTCAAGGGCGTGACGCTGTTGGCGAGCGTCGTGACGTTGTCCTGGACCAGCGCCAGCGCGCCCCAGGCATACAGCCGGGCGGCGACGACCTTCAGCTTCCCGCGGAGCAGCAGGGGGATGGTCTTGTCCTGAAAGCCCACGATGATGGCGGGCGGCAGAGTGATCGGACGTGGCTTCTTCCGCAGCCGGTACGGGTCGCCGAAGTTGAAAATCAGCTCCACGCAGCCGTCGGGAGCGATGTCCTGATCCGTCTCGAAGGAATACTCGGCCTCATGGATCCAGAAGCATTTGACGGTGTCCCGCAGGATCTCGTGCGGCTCGTACTCGTGGTAGCGGTGCATCGCCTTCGATCCGCTCCGCATGAAGGATGGGACCCTGGGAGAGAAGCCTGGGGAGGCTCCATCTTGCCTGCTTCAGGGCGCTGAGTCGAGAGGGGGATCGGCGCGTCAACCCGGGTGGCGCGGGGGAAATGTTCCATGGGCTCAGCCACGCTTCGGCGACCGCCCGCGGGAAGACCCTCATGGAGCGTGGTACGGCGCGGGCTAGAAATCCAGGCGGACGCCGGCGTTGAAGGTCCGCCCTTCCAGGGGCGCCCAGACGTCGGTGGTCCAGGTTCCCTCAGGCGACTGGACCGGCAGCAGCAACGGATCGTGGCGGGTCTGGCGAAAATCAGTGAGGTTCTCGGCGTTGAAGAAGATATGCGCCTCCGAGATGCGCAGCTCCCCGAGAATATTGATCGTCCAGTAAGCCTGGCTGGTGCTGCGATAAGGGTCTTCCTCCAGGCTCTGGGCGCCGACGTAGGAGATCTCACCCCCGATCCGGCCGCGAGCTTCGCTCTCCACGATCAGCGCCAGCTCCCCGGCGTGCCGTGGCGTCAGCGGCGCCTCTCTCAGCCCCGACCCCGCCGGATCCGACTCCTCGGAGTGCGTGTAGGTGTAGCTTCCGATGGCATGCCACGGGCCGTGGCTGTAGCGGACGAGCAGCTCCGAACCGTACGTCTGCAGCGGGTCGGGAGCGTTACGAACCTCAACGGTGCCGGGCAGCGCGGTCGAGTCGACGGTCTGCAGCGCGTGCTCGACACGCGAGGCGAAGAGCGTCCCGTTCAGCTCCCAGGCACCGTGGCCCCAGCCCACGTCGAGCGAGGCACTGCGCGCCCGCTCCGGATCGAGAGCGGCAAGAGGCGCCACGCGCCTCAGACCCACTTCTTCCGTGCGCTCGGTAATCGGGATCGGCAGCGAGTATCCGGTGCCCGTGGAGATCCGGAAGCTCATCCCGCCTCCCGGCCGGAAGAGCACCGAAACGCGCCGATCGAAGAAAGTGCCGTAGACATTCTGGAAATCGAGCCGTCCGCTGACGGCGACCCGGAGCTTTTCCGAAAAGCCGATTTCGTCCTGGGCGAAGAGCGCGGGGGTCGAATAACGGTAATCGAGGTCGTCGCGCTGGCGCATGTCGAGCCGCTCGCCGTTCCAGGCGGCGCCGACCGTCCAGGTATTGGCGTGCGCGCTTCCGGCCAGGCTCACCTCGGCGAAGCCGGTGTCGCGGACCTCGTTCTCCGGCACGTCGTCCAGGCTTCGATCGGAGGAAATCCGCTGCAGCATGCCGCGCATACCGACCAGCAGCCCGCGGTCCGTCAGGATCTGCGCCACCGTGCCCGCGTCGTACCTCCGGGTGTCGAGCGTGTCCTCGAAGGAATCGCCCGCGGGAGTCACGCCCCCCTTCACCGTTCCTCCTTCGCGGTCTTCACCCATCGCGCCGATCGTCGCCAGCAGCGAGTCCCCTGTGCCGTCGTCCCAGAAGAGGCGCGGCCGAAGCGTCGCTCTCCGGTATCCGGCCAGATCGCCCCAGTCGTCGCCGTCCACGTCGAACAGCTCCTGCCGGTGTGCCGAGCCGAGGAGGGTGAAGCCCCAGCGGCCGCTCGCCGGCGAGGCGAAGAAGCCGAGCGCGTCGGTGGCGCGCTGCGAGCTCTGGCTGATGAGACCCGCCGACTCGCTCCCGGGACGGCGCGACACCAGGTTCATCACGCCGCCGATGGCCGAGCCGCCGTACAGGGCGGAGGCGGTTCCCTTGATCAGCTCGACGCGCGCCAGGTCCAGCGGCGGCGCCTGCATGAGGGTGAAGGCGTCGGGAGTGTCGCCGTAGAGGGGGAGGTCGTCGTGCAGCACCTGCGTGTAGCGCCCCGGCAGTCCCTGGAGACGCAGCTCGGAGCCGCCGAGCGAAGGAACGGTCATCTGCACCCGCACGCCGCCCAGCTCTGTGAGCAGGGTCGACAGGTTTCCCGGCGCCAGGCTCTGGTTCTCCTCGATCTCCTCCTGGGGAACGGCCTCGATGCGGATCGGCTCGTCCGCGACGAGGGTGGCGCCGCGGCTGGACGAGACGACCGTGACGGTGTCCTCGAGGCGCTGCTCGCGGAGCTGCACGACCATCACCGTCTCCTCGCCGGGCTTCACCGTTGCCTTGACGGTGGCCGATTCGAAGCCGGCGCGGATGACCGTGACCTCATGCTCGCCCGCCGGCAGGGTGAGGCGCGCCTCGCCGCGCTCGTCGGATCGCACGGTGACGTCGTCCGAGTGGACGTCCGCGGAGGGGATGGGCGCGACGCCGTTGCGGACGCGCACCAGGACGCTGCCCGATTCCTGGGCAAGAATCGGCGAAACGGCCGCCAGCAGCCCCAATCCGACCGCGAGCATCATGGTTTTCATGAAGAGAGCCAACGATGCATGCAAGCCCCTGGTCCGGAGTGCCGCCTGTCAGCATAGCCGGAGCCGCGCCCCGTCGGCCCGGATTGCCCATCTTCAGCCGGTTTGCCGGGATGGGCCTCCGGCGCTCCGACGGCCAGTTTTTTGCCAAATCGCCCAAGCTGGCTTATAAAAGCATTCCCTGGACCCTTTCAGAACCCATGCAAACTGGATATAACACCGGCTCGGCTCGTTGGATTCGGCTCATCCTGGGCGCTCTCGTCACGACCGGGATCGTGGTCTCGATCCTGCTGACGCAGCACCATGAGAATCGAGTCTATGGCGATGCCAC
This region includes:
- a CDS encoding TonB-dependent receptor → MKTMMLAVGLGLLAAVSPILAQESGSVLVRVRNGVAPIPSADVHSDDVTVRSDERGEARLTLPAGEHEVTVIRAGFESATVKATVKPGEETVMVVQLREQRLEDTVTVVSSSRGATLVADEPIRIEAVPQEEIEENQSLAPGNLSTLLTELGGVRVQMTVPSLGGSELRLQGLPGRYTQVLHDDLPLYGDTPDAFTLMQAPPLDLARVELIKGTASALYGGSAIGGVMNLVSRRPGSESAGLISQSSQRATDALGFFASPASGRWGFTLLGSAHRQELFDVDGDDWGDLAGYRRATLRPRLFWDDGTGDSLLATIGAMGEDREGGTVKGGVTPAGDSFEDTLDTRRYDAGTVAQILTDRGLLVGMRGMLQRISSDRSLDDVPENEVRDTGFAEVSLAGSAHANTWTVGAAWNGERLDMRQRDDLDYRYSTPALFAQDEIGFSEKLRVAVSGRLDFQNVYGTFFDRRVSVLFRPGGGMSFRISTGTGYSLPIPITERTEEVGLRRVAPLAALDPERARSASLDVGWGHGAWELNGTLFASRVEHALQTVDSTALPGTVEVRNAPDPLQTYGSELLVRYSHGPWHAIGSYTYTHSEESDPAGSGLREAPLTPRHAGELALIVESEARGRIGGEISYVGAQSLEEDPYRSTSQAYWTINILGELRISEAHIFFNAENLTDFRQTRHDPLLLPVQSPEGTWTTDVWAPLEGRTFNAGVRLDF
- a CDS encoding DUF6597 domain-containing transcriptional factor yields the protein MHRYHEYEPHEILRDTVKCFWIHEAEYSFETDQDIAPDGCVELIFNFGDPYRLRKKPRPITLPPAIIVGFQDKTIPLLLRGKLKVVAARLYAWGALALVQDNVTTLANSVTPLKGWDALMERLRSAVLEGKFEQAVAVLEEHLVRQSLARTFDRRTIQAAAKLLHHTRGQVRIAELADYCHMSVRQLERGFRQGVGASPTSFARTL